A segment of the Brevundimonas sp. M20 genome:
GATGGACCCCGGCGCTGAAGCTGCGGGCGGCGTCGGTTTCGCCAGTCAGCATGTGGGCGCGCAGGATGCCGAAGGCTTCCTCGGCACGTCCTTCGGCGAACAGCACCTCGGCCTCGACGTGGTCCACCTCGGACTGCTCGCCCGCGCCGACCTCGATCTGGCGCAGCTTCTGCAAGTCCCGACGAGCTGCGGCGGTCTGGCCCAGACGCGCCCGGGCGATGGCTCTCAACGGCAGGGCGTCGCGAGCGAGGAAGGCCGCATCGCCCAGATCTTCGCCATAGGGCGCCAGGCAGGCCAGCACGTCCCCAGGCGACTGCAGGGCATTCGCCACGGTGGCGCACAGGCTGGCGTCGTAGACCTTCAGCGTCTGCAGGTCGGAGCGCTGGGCCAGACGGGTATGGGCGGCGAAGTAGCGTTGGGCCCGGTCCGTCGCACCGACCGAAACCGCCATCATGGTCAGGTTGTAGAGGCTGTCGAAATCCGGGCGGGGATAGGCGGGATCAGAGTAATCGATCTCGAACTTGCGGAAGGCGTCGGCGGCGCCCTCGACATCGTTGAGGTCCTTCAAACCCATGCCCGCCACTTCCCAGATGCCCGCCCGGGCCGTGTCGGCGAAGGGATCGGCGTCAGGAATATCCGCCTCGGCGCGGGTCAGGATCTGAAGCCCCTCGCCGATCCGGGCATGGTCGATGAGCCACAGCGCGGTCAGTCGGGTGGCGTGGGCGCGCACGAACCAGTCCCGGCCCGCGGTCGACATCCGACGCATCTCGGCGGCGACGGCGCCGTCGCCCTGGTCATAGCGGACCGTCAGGGCGTTCAGGTGTGCTATGTCGATGTACCGCAGGTCATTCTGCCGACGGGCCGCCTCGGCCAAACGCCGGTTCCAGACCAGCGCGCGGTCGAACTCGCCCTGATTCAGGATCGTCCAGGTGACGTGGTAAAGCCGGTTGAGACCTTCGCGGTCATTGCGCCGCATGGCCTCGCGACCGAAATCCTCCAGCGCGGCGAAGCTGCTGGAGGCCGCCCGGCGCTCCACGAAGTCGGCCAGCCGCAGCGCATCCTCGACCCCATGGGATGCGGGGGCGTCATGCGCGCGCGCGGGCGCCGGCACGCCGATCAGGGCGATCAGAACAGCGACAACGAACGCGAACCGGGACAACGACATGCTGCTCCGTCTTCGCACACATTTCTTGAGTAAGGTTTACGGCTGGAAGAACGCCCGTATCCAATCGCTGACCAGCGCCCGGTCGTCGGGCTCCCTCAGACTTTCCAGAGCCCGATCAACCAGCGCGCCGTCGATCCGTCCCCGCCGCCCGGCGGTCAGGTCCGAAGCGAAGCCCGGGGTGAACTCCGGGTGCCCCTGGAAACTGATGGCCGCATCGCCCCACGCCAGACCTGCATAGGGCGTGAAGTCACTACGCAGCGTGACGCGCGCGTGGTTGGGAACCGCCACGACCTGATCCTGATGCGAGACCGGAATGGCCACCGTGGCAGCGGCGGGCTGCATCCACTCCGCCCCATCGGTCACCTGATAGCGGTGCAGACCGACGCCCCAGCCGCGCTCCGACTTCTCGACACGTCCGCCGAGCGCCTTCGCCATGGCCTGATGTCCGAAGCAGACGCCGACCAGCCGGGTCCGCCCGTGGGCAGCCCGGATCCATTCGAGCAAATCGCCGATCCAGGGATCGTCTTCGTACACGCCCGCCGCCGAGCCGGTGATGATCACCCCGTCGAAGCCATACGCGTCAGGCCATTCCCCGCGCTGCACGTCGAACACCGTGGTCTCGAACGCTTCGCCCAGCAGTGTCCCGAACATGGTCGGATAATCGCCGTGGGCCGGAGCCAGTTCG
Coding sequences within it:
- a CDS encoding type 1 glutamine amidotransferase; the encoded protein is MTRIAILKTGAPPPELAPAHGDYPTMFGTLLGEAFETTVFDVQRGEWPDAYGFDGVIITGSAAGVYEDDPWIGDLLEWIRAAHGRTRLVGVCFGHQAMAKALGGRVEKSERGWGVGLHRYQVTDGAEWMQPAAATVAIPVSHQDQVVAVPNHARVTLRSDFTPYAGLAWGDAAISFQGHPEFTPGFASDLTAGRRGRIDGALVDRALESLREPDDRALVSDWIRAFFQP